From Shewanella psychrophila, a single genomic window includes:
- a CDS encoding helix-turn-helix domain-containing protein has protein sequence MPPFQLLDDKDVQLAFAVHLRKLREQQSLSRDALALRSCVPAPTIKKFELTGQISFRQLLLLWQSLDELARLYELTRTSSLIKHSKMPTSIEEVLKDEF, from the coding sequence ATGCCTCCATTTCAATTACTAGATGATAAAGATGTCCAATTAGCTTTTGCTGTTCACCTGAGGAAGTTGCGAGAACAACAAAGTCTTTCCCGTGATGCATTAGCACTGCGTAGCTGTGTTCCTGCGCCTACGATAAAAAAATTTGAGCTAACGGGTCAGATATCATTTCGTCAACTACTGTTGCTATGGCAAAGCTTAGATGAATTGGCACGATTATATGAGTTGACGCGAACCTCCTCATTAATCAAGCACTCTAAAATGCCGACTTCCATTGAAGAGGTATTAAAAGATGAGTTTTAA
- a CDS encoding Fic family protein produces MWIWQQANWPDFRWETDNIALLLRQVSFNQGLLLGKFDREPSAQMTLDTLLANIIHSSAIEGEKLNAFSVRSSLANKLGISDEKPYPTTVQTDGLAEMTLDALQNWQTELSLQRIMDWHTLLFPEGYTLFNPVQGGVLRGIEPMQVISGRIDKPKVHFEAPPRSGLEDELTRFIDWFNRSQQDVAMDPLIRAAITHLWFVTLHPLDDGNGRITRLLTDLALAQAENRSIHFYAMSVSILERRQAYYDILESTQKGELDITSWLVWFLDTLNSSLQKSLNDIAQTVAKTNYWQRVDQTLLSGEQVKVLNRLLDASPGDSFELGISSSQYQKVAKVSRATATRHLTQLAEQGFLVKAGAGGRSTRYLIASK; encoded by the coding sequence ATGTGGATTTGGCAACAAGCTAACTGGCCTGATTTTCGCTGGGAAACCGATAATATAGCCTTATTATTACGTCAGGTTAGTTTCAACCAGGGCTTGCTGCTTGGTAAATTTGATCGCGAGCCATCAGCTCAAATGACACTTGATACCTTACTGGCAAATATCATTCACTCCAGTGCTATTGAAGGTGAAAAACTCAATGCCTTCTCGGTGCGATCATCTTTGGCCAACAAGCTAGGTATCAGTGATGAGAAGCCCTATCCCACCACGGTTCAAACTGATGGCTTAGCTGAGATGACACTAGATGCCCTGCAGAACTGGCAAACAGAGTTAAGTTTACAGCGGATCATGGATTGGCATACATTACTCTTCCCCGAAGGCTATACCCTGTTTAATCCCGTTCAAGGTGGCGTGTTACGGGGTATCGAGCCTATGCAAGTTATCTCGGGACGCATAGATAAGCCTAAAGTCCATTTTGAAGCCCCACCTCGCTCTGGGCTCGAAGATGAACTCACAAGGTTTATAGATTGGTTCAACAGATCACAGCAAGATGTGGCAATGGACCCCTTGATCCGTGCAGCCATCACTCACCTGTGGTTTGTGACTCTGCATCCACTCGATGATGGTAATGGCAGAATAACCCGCTTACTCACAGATTTAGCTCTCGCACAGGCTGAAAACCGCTCTATCCATTTTTATGCCATGTCAGTGAGTATCCTAGAGCGCAGACAAGCCTATTACGATATTTTGGAAAGCACTCAAAAAGGCGAGTTAGATATTACCTCTTGGTTAGTCTGGTTTTTAGATACGCTCAATAGCAGTTTGCAGAAATCACTCAATGATATAGCTCAAACAGTAGCGAAAACCAACTATTGGCAACGTGTCGATCAGACACTCTTGAGTGGTGAACAAGTAAAAGTGCTTAACCGCTTATTGGATGCCAGCCCTGGAGATAGTTTTGAGCTGGGCATAAGCAGTAGCCAATATCAGAAAGTCGCAAAGGTAAGCCGTGCAACAGCAACTCGTCATTTGACACAGCTTGCTGAGCAAGGCTTTTTAGTTAAAGCGGGAGCTGGTGGACGAAGTACTCGATACTTAATTGCTAGCAAGTAA
- a CDS encoding 5'/3'-nucleotidase SurE, whose product MKIKTGLLSALIAQALLVSAPAAALNIVLTNDDSWNTHNIKAMKEALVAKGHDVIMAAPCTGQSGKGGSFGFFKSVKVDETKAEQYEYCVGDEDTSQAFEDYVEGTPVMSVLYGIDVAAQNKWGKAPDLVVSGPNEGNNLGYMNNNSGTLGATMIALSRGIPAIAVSGNENSLSDPTQGPKIANVVVNVIDKLEASRTDNQPLLPAYMGLNINTPEDIDASLGYRFTDVGWNGGGIALKFVEDFSENEMIVGYFAQILLAQGAAETMEQALIMAKGMLRGKQGIGFNPSDVNDSNENSEGVAVKNGYITISTIDASVQATRAKVALTQQRLSGL is encoded by the coding sequence ATGAAAATTAAAACTGGTCTTTTATCTGCGTTGATTGCTCAAGCTTTGTTGGTTTCTGCACCTGCGGCGGCGTTGAATATTGTGCTAACGAATGATGATAGCTGGAATACCCATAATATTAAGGCGATGAAAGAGGCGCTGGTTGCTAAAGGGCACGATGTGATTATGGCGGCGCCTTGTACCGGCCAGAGCGGTAAGGGCGGCTCATTCGGTTTCTTTAAATCGGTGAAAGTTGATGAGACTAAGGCCGAGCAGTATGAGTACTGCGTGGGGGATGAAGATACTTCACAAGCCTTCGAAGATTATGTGGAAGGTACGCCTGTGATGTCTGTTTTATACGGCATCGATGTCGCGGCGCAAAATAAATGGGGTAAGGCACCCGATCTGGTTGTTTCTGGGCCTAACGAAGGCAATAACTTAGGTTATATGAATAATAACTCCGGCACCTTGGGGGCGACCATGATTGCACTTAGCCGTGGTATTCCGGCTATCGCAGTGAGTGGCAATGAGAATTCTCTGTCGGATCCGACCCAGGGCCCTAAGATTGCCAATGTAGTGGTGAATGTGATCGATAAGCTGGAAGCCAGCCGTACAGACAATCAGCCGCTGCTGCCAGCGTATATGGGGCTAAACATCAATACGCCGGAAGATATCGATGCCAGCTTAGGTTATCGATTTACCGATGTGGGTTGGAACGGTGGTGGTATAGCGCTTAAGTTTGTCGAAGATTTTAGTGAGAACGAGATGATAGTCGGCTATTTTGCGCAAATCCTGTTAGCTCAGGGAGCGGCTGAGACTATGGAGCAGGCATTAATCATGGCAAAGGGGATGTTGCGCGGTAAGCAAGGTATCGGCTTTAACCCGAGTGATGTGAATGACAGCAATGAAAACTCTGAAGGTGTTGCGGTCAAGAATGGCTACATCACTATCAGCACCATAGATGCCAGTGTGCAGGCGACCAGAGCTAAGGTGGCCCTTACTCAGCAACGTTTATCCGGCTTATAA
- a CDS encoding type II toxin-antitoxin system HipA family toxin — protein MSFKPIQKLEIDRTLMSGKQVTVGQLAQNRQGVYFQYSNDYLQQFGNLSPFTMSDSSELQLAPRAPHGGLHGVFADSLPDGWGLLLQDRVFRQQGIGLAQITAMDRLAFVGSNAMGSLIFTPEYQYQEKVNDDVDIAHLGLQAQALFDGQTDEVLAALVTAGSSGGARPKAQIYLNESDHKTCRTVPKQGDEAWLVKFTSKNLSLGHEEGLCEAVYLQMANSLQLEPPKWKLLEAPASSGAPAWLALKRFDWVDNGIDKTAGRIHMHSACGLLDADFRMPSLDYEDLIKMSRHLCKSPAVGRLQFSRAMFNLFASNQDDHSKNWAFLQDDSGRWSPAPFYDTTYSPHPFNEHSTSFIGHGKQPPLATIQKLAETAGFNRWQEAKQLIEEIVDITASFAELAKDIGVSKQTIKEVESTLSQRRTENSSLF, from the coding sequence ATGAGTTTTAAGCCAATTCAGAAGCTGGAGATCGACAGAACTTTAATGTCAGGAAAGCAAGTAACTGTTGGTCAATTAGCTCAAAACCGTCAAGGTGTATACTTTCAATACAGTAACGATTACTTGCAGCAGTTTGGTAACCTTTCGCCATTTACAATGTCTGACAGTAGCGAGTTACAACTTGCCCCCAGAGCACCTCACGGTGGTTTACATGGTGTCTTTGCCGACAGCTTACCTGATGGATGGGGGCTTCTACTGCAAGACAGAGTGTTTAGGCAGCAGGGAATAGGGTTAGCACAAATTACCGCAATGGATCGGTTAGCCTTTGTTGGATCCAATGCCATGGGTTCACTTATTTTTACGCCTGAGTATCAATACCAAGAAAAAGTGAATGATGATGTCGATATCGCTCACCTTGGCTTGCAGGCACAGGCTCTGTTTGATGGCCAAACTGATGAGGTACTTGCAGCCCTAGTCACAGCAGGCAGCTCTGGCGGTGCTCGCCCTAAAGCGCAAATCTATCTGAATGAAAGTGATCATAAAACCTGTCGAACAGTACCCAAGCAAGGTGATGAGGCTTGGCTTGTTAAGTTCACGTCAAAAAACTTGTCACTCGGCCATGAAGAGGGGCTATGTGAGGCCGTTTATCTTCAAATGGCAAACAGTTTGCAGCTTGAGCCTCCAAAATGGAAATTATTAGAGGCTCCTGCAAGTAGTGGAGCTCCAGCTTGGCTGGCGTTAAAACGATTTGACTGGGTAGATAACGGCATAGATAAAACGGCAGGTCGCATTCACATGCATAGTGCATGCGGTCTTTTAGATGCAGACTTTAGAATGCCGAGTTTAGATTATGAAGACTTAATTAAGATGAGCCGTCATCTATGTAAATCACCTGCAGTAGGCAGGCTGCAATTTAGTCGTGCGATGTTTAATCTCTTTGCCAGTAATCAAGATGATCACAGTAAAAACTGGGCATTTTTGCAAGATGACTCGGGTCGCTGGAGTCCAGCACCGTTTTACGATACTACCTACAGCCCACACCCATTTAATGAACACTCAACTTCATTTATTGGTCATGGGAAACAGCCACCTTTAGCCACAATACAGAAGCTGGCCGAAACCGCAGGCTTTAACCGCTGGCAAGAGGCCAAGCAGCTTATAGAGGAGATCGTTGATATCACTGCTAGTTTTGCTGAATTAGCAAAAGATATTGGTGTATCTAAACAGACAATTAAAGAGGTTGAAAGCACACTTTCACAGCGCAGAACCGAAAACAGCTCACTATTTTGA